The nucleotide window CCTGTCCAGTGACGGGGAAAATGTGGACATGATCCTTTCGTCCAACGACTATTACTAGGAGATAGCGGTCTGTTTTAGTGTCAGAGGCCTGTGGGCAAGCCGTCGATGCTCTTTAGGTTCTTTTCCTGCTGATAGTCCCTGATTTCCTGCTCGCTTTTTCTATCACACCAGTCGCGCAGGGTCTCGCGCTCTCCTTTCAATTCCATCACTGGCACGCCGTAACCACAACTGGTTTGCACACTATCGATATCGGCGACAAAAATCTGCCGCACGCCTTTCCGGGCCGGAAAATGGGACATCAGGCCGTCAAAATCCGCCTCTCCGGGTTTGACTGAACGCCCATGCCCGTACAGCC belongs to Emcibacter sp. and includes:
- a CDS encoding pyridoxamine 5'-phosphate oxidase family protein, whose amino-acid sequence is MAKFHDRIEDKIVRFIAEQPMFFVATAPREGRISLSPKGMDSFRVLTPNQVAWMDFVGSGNETAAHLLDDGRITIMFNSFSSVPMILRLYGHGRSVKPGEADFDGLMSHFPARKGVRQIFVADIDSVQTSCGYGVPVMELKGERETLRDWCDRKSEQEIRDYQQEKNLKSIDGLPTGL